From Paenibacillus thermoaerophilus, the proteins below share one genomic window:
- the infC gene encoding translation initiation factor IF-3, producing MINDEIRAREVRVVGVNGEQLGIMHIRDALQLAQEANLDLVNVAPTAKPPVCRIMDYGKFRYEQQKKDKEARKNQKIVEIKEVRFSANIDEHDFQTKLRNVMKFLKDGDKVKLTVRFRGREITHAEIGQRVLERAAEEAKEICIVERKPKLEGRSMIMILAPKPQ from the coding sequence ATGATTAACGACGAGATTCGCGCGCGGGAAGTCCGCGTTGTCGGGGTGAACGGCGAACAGTTAGGCATCATGCATATCCGTGATGCGCTGCAGCTGGCACAGGAAGCGAATCTGGATCTGGTGAACGTGGCGCCGACGGCCAAACCGCCGGTTTGCCGGATTATGGACTACGGCAAGTTCCGTTACGAGCAGCAGAAGAAGGACAAGGAAGCGCGCAAAAACCAAAAGATCGTTGAGATCAAGGAAGTCCGGTTCAGCGCGAATATCGACGAGCACGACTTCCAGACGAAGCTTCGCAATGTGATGAAGTTTCTGAAGGACGGGGACAAGGTGAAGCTGACCGTCCGCTTCCGCGGCCGCGAGATCACTCACGCCGAGATCGGCCAGCGGGTGCTTGAGAGAGCCGCCGAAGAAGCGAAGGAGATCTGCATCGTCGAACGCAAGCCGAAGCTTG